One window of Gloeothece citriformis PCC 7424 genomic DNA carries:
- a CDS encoding prolyl oligopeptidase family serine peptidase has protein sequence MKTTFGCRLIRLYLIIGVLVTVEGCSTHKLLPVITHSRVSNKLTQQPPQKSISLSEESSTPISESLQRQQNPLSEFKSMTVTNAVVGWNQNLSVDNVEYDLYIPPNYESKSNRILPCLLVLPGWNFKRTSWIENSRLVEYADQYGYGLILPEMGKTLYESRYYPQTTLKWHSLPGGQFMKVFIREIQQRHNLLKPGQHNTLLGLSTGGRGVALIALENPDLFVAGASLSGDFSQENMKNDRLMTAVYGAYKQFPERWKGQDNPQARIAEWKMPLYLAHGMRDNIVPESQSRLFYNALKQYHQDNLRIVYHPVAGAGHDYQFWGGELESVFQFFEEGN, from the coding sequence ATGAAAACAACGTTTGGGTGTAGATTAATTAGATTGTATCTAATAATCGGAGTTTTAGTTACTGTAGAAGGATGTTCAACCCATAAATTGTTACCTGTTATAACTCATTCTAGGGTATCAAACAAATTAACCCAACAGCCACCCCAAAAATCTATCAGCTTGAGTGAAGAAAGCAGCACCCCTATTTCCGAGAGTCTCCAACGACAGCAAAACCCCTTATCTGAGTTTAAGTCTATGACAGTGACTAACGCGGTTGTGGGATGGAATCAGAATTTAAGCGTGGATAATGTGGAGTATGATCTTTATATTCCTCCCAACTATGAGAGTAAGTCTAATCGGATTTTACCTTGTTTGTTGGTGTTGCCGGGTTGGAATTTTAAACGCACTAGCTGGATAGAAAATTCTCGGTTAGTGGAGTACGCGGATCAGTATGGTTATGGGTTGATTTTACCAGAAATGGGAAAAACTCTCTATGAAAGTCGTTATTATCCCCAAACGACACTGAAATGGCATTCTCTCCCAGGGGGGCAATTTATGAAAGTATTTATCCGGGAAATTCAGCAACGACATAATTTATTAAAACCGGGACAACATAATACTTTATTAGGGTTATCGACGGGGGGTAGAGGAGTCGCTTTAATTGCTTTAGAAAATCCTGATTTATTTGTTGCCGGTGCGAGTCTTTCGGGAGATTTTAGTCAGGAAAACATGAAAAATGATCGCTTGATGACGGCGGTTTATGGTGCTTATAAACAGTTTCCTGAACGATGGAAAGGACAAGATAATCCTCAAGCTAGAATTGCCGAATGGAAAATGCCGTTATATTTAGCTCATGGGATGAGGGATAATATTGTTCCAGAATCTCAAAGTCGGTTATTTTATAATGCTTTAAAACAATATCATCAGGATAATCTCAGAATAGTCTATCATCCGGTTGCTGGTGCGGGTCATGATTATCAGTTTTGGGGTGGAGAGTTAGAGTCTGTGTTTCAGTTTTTTGAGGAAGGAAATTAA
- a CDS encoding RNA-guided endonuclease InsQ/TnpB family protein, with amino-acid sequence MSSMRIAHQYRLLPTTNQKATINRWLDMLRHQYNHLLSDRFNWWECNRSPVNSCPLVCHLPELREQPDYYSQKRSLVELKDSRPWYKDIHSQVLQNCVERVKLAMNRFIKRDSKGQKSGKPRFKAKNRYRTFTYPQGDNKWIVGNKINLPKIGLIKVIWHRPIPDGFTVKTVSITKKADGFYVTLSLEDKTISDFIPVEILPTMGNSIGIDMGLEKFATTSDGVLIEPSKFLRKNEEKLNSLQSKASSRPKKSRARKLLYKKVAKLHQKIARQRKQFHFEESQKLLSRADVIFVEDLSVKNMSRRCKPKIDEKGNYLPNGQSAKSGLNKSFADAGLSQFVEILSFKAEKAGLKVIKVDPKGTSQHCSNCLEKVPKELSDRWHCCPFCSTILDRDLNSAILIKKVGLGIASLKNAQPTPKGRKRSPRRTASAVGDGSMSLKMIMSKAHPN; translated from the coding sequence ATGTCCAGTATGAGAATAGCACACCAATACCGACTACTGCCAACTACAAATCAAAAAGCGACTATCAACCGATGGCTTGATATGCTTCGACACCAATACAATCATCTGCTCAGTGATAGATTTAATTGGTGGGAATGCAACCGTTCACCCGTTAATAGTTGCCCGTTGGTGTGCCATTTACCCGAATTAAGAGAACAGCCTGATTACTACAGTCAAAAACGCTCTCTCGTCGAGTTAAAAGATTCTCGCCCTTGGTATAAAGACATTCACTCGCAGGTATTACAGAACTGTGTAGAACGGGTGAAACTTGCGATGAACCGGTTTATAAAGAGGGATAGCAAGGGACAAAAAAGTGGAAAACCAAGGTTTAAAGCCAAAAATAGATACAGGACTTTCACCTATCCCCAAGGGGATAATAAATGGATAGTAGGGAACAAGATTAACTTGCCAAAAATAGGGCTAATCAAAGTCATCTGGCATAGACCTATCCCTGATGGATTCACGGTTAAAACCGTTTCTATTACTAAAAAAGCCGATGGGTTTTATGTGACTTTAAGCCTTGAGGATAAAACCATTTCCGATTTCATTCCTGTTGAAATTTTGCCGACAATGGGCAATTCAATAGGTATTGACATGGGGCTAGAAAAGTTTGCTACCACTAGCGACGGGGTATTAATTGAACCTTCTAAGTTCTTAAGAAAAAATGAGGAGAAATTAAACAGCCTTCAATCAAAAGCAAGTTCAAGACCTAAAAAGAGTCGTGCTAGAAAACTTCTCTATAAGAAAGTAGCTAAACTTCATCAAAAGATAGCAAGGCAAAGAAAACAATTTCATTTTGAAGAATCCCAAAAATTGTTAAGCAGAGCCGATGTTATTTTTGTTGAAGATTTGTCCGTTAAAAATATGTCCAGACGGTGTAAACCTAAGATAGACGAGAAAGGTAATTATTTACCTAATGGGCAATCAGCTAAATCGGGATTAAATAAAAGTTTTGCCGATGCAGGGTTGAGTCAGTTTGTAGAAATTCTTTCTTTCAAAGCTGAAAAAGCTGGACTGAAAGTAATAAAAGTTGACCCAAAAGGAACTTCTCAGCATTGCTCGAATTGCCTAGAAAAAGTCCCCAAGGAATTAAGTGACAGATGGCACTGTTGCCCGTTCTGTTCAACAATCCTCGATAGAGATCTTAACTCGGCTATATTAATCAAAAAAGTGGGGTTGGGCATCGCCTCACTCAAAAACGCTCAACCTACCCCTAAAGGTAGGAAGAGAAGCCCGCGCCGTACTGCAAGCGCAGTCGGCGACGGGAGTATGTCACTGAAGATGATTATGTCGAAGGCGCACCCGAATTAA
- the tnpA gene encoding IS200/IS605 family transposase, giving the protein MNDKQFKHTARSVSDLKAHLVLTTKYRRKVINPNMLKRLSEIIKEQCEKWGCDYIEFNGESDHIHLLFRYYPQLQLSKFVNSLKSVSSRLIRKEFDGQLPVSYGRRHVFWNKSYFIASCGGVTVEVLKKYVQQQGKEKS; this is encoded by the coding sequence ATGAATGACAAGCAATTTAAGCATACCGCTAGGTCAGTATCGGATTTAAAAGCGCATTTGGTGTTGACCACAAAATACCGAAGGAAAGTAATTAACCCAAATATGTTAAAAAGACTATCTGAAATAATTAAAGAGCAATGCGAGAAATGGGGATGTGATTATATAGAATTTAATGGGGAGTCAGACCACATCCATCTACTTTTTAGATATTATCCTCAGCTACAATTGAGTAAGTTCGTCAATTCTTTAAAAAGTGTCAGCAGTCGTTTAATTCGTAAAGAATTTGATGGGCAATTACCTGTTAGTTATGGCAGGAGGCACGTTTTCTGGAATAAGTCTTATTTTATTGCTTCCTGCGGAGGGGTAACGGTTGAGGTATTAAAAAAATATGTTCAGCAACAAGGTAAAGAGAAATCATAG
- a CDS encoding anthranilate phosphoribosyltransferase family protein — protein MSSQFRELLKKVGSGQHTKENLTRTEAAQATGMMLMGEATAAQIGAFMIAHRIKRITPEELAGMLDAYDELSPHIYPSPEEKTPFVFGIPYDGRSRTAPIFPLTALILSCAGVPAIMHGGDSMPTKYGIPLIELWQGLGLDFSVLAIEQVQELYNRTGLGFIYTPRHFPLADGLTPYRDQIGKRPPIATLELIWSPYVGNFHLVSGYVHPPTEALFRETLKLRKPTIAFTFVKGLEGSCDIRLSQTTIVAISQPQTSEGFEYLKLHPQDYGMEGKDHPLDSTSDLFLAMDAVIEGKASPLKQASIWNGGFYLWRYGICPDFSSGLEIAENLLNSGKVAQKRAEIRATLDDIINHNHH, from the coding sequence ATGAGCAGTCAATTTAGAGAATTACTCAAAAAAGTTGGCAGTGGACAACACACCAAAGAAAACTTAACCCGCACGGAAGCCGCCCAAGCTACGGGAATGATGCTTATGGGAGAAGCAACCGCCGCCCAAATTGGGGCTTTTATGATTGCTCATCGCATCAAACGAATTACCCCAGAAGAATTGGCCGGAATGCTCGATGCTTATGATGAACTCAGTCCCCATATTTACCCCTCACCCGAAGAAAAAACCCCTTTTGTCTTTGGCATTCCCTATGATGGACGGAGTCGTACTGCCCCTATTTTTCCTCTCACGGCATTGATTCTTAGCTGTGCGGGGGTTCCGGCCATTATGCACGGGGGGGACTCCATGCCGACAAAATATGGCATTCCTCTAATCGAATTATGGCAAGGATTGGGATTAGATTTCTCTGTATTAGCGATCGAACAAGTCCAAGAGTTATATAATCGGACAGGATTAGGGTTTATTTATACTCCTCGCCATTTTCCTCTAGCAGACGGGTTAACCCCCTATCGAGATCAGATCGGAAAACGTCCTCCGATTGCTACATTAGAATTAATTTGGTCTCCTTATGTAGGAAATTTTCATTTAGTTTCCGGTTATGTCCATCCGCCTACAGAAGCCTTGTTTAGGGAAACGTTAAAGTTAAGAAAACCGACTATTGCTTTTACGTTTGTAAAAGGATTAGAAGGCAGTTGTGACATTCGTTTATCTCAAACTACTATAGTTGCAATATCTCAACCGCAAACCTCAGAAGGATTTGAATACCTCAAACTTCATCCCCAAGACTACGGAATGGAAGGAAAAGATCATCCGTTAGACTCAACATCAGACTTATTTTTGGCGATGGATGCAGTTATTGAAGGGAAAGCTTCTCCCCTAAAACAAGCCTCTATTTGGAATGGAGGTTTTTATCTGTGGCGCTATGGGATTTGTCCAGATTTTTCCAGTGGATTAGAAATCGCCGAAAACCTTTTAAATAGTGGTAAAGTCGCACAGAAACGAGCAGAAATTAGAGCAACCCTTGATGATATAATTAATCATAATCATCATTAG
- a CDS encoding HEAT repeat domain-containing protein, translated as MIAQTDLNRTGVTASENWLQTNQRLHQLLHQNNQPELALNMALEILINGEFQARWEVAKVFPKLGEKAIFPLMDILNDEEADLESRWFAGRILGEFNHPEVIASLVNLLQTTKEEELAAIAANALANLGNASIEVLSDLLPQPDSRRLATFALAQIRHPGVIDPLLTVVKDENALVRATAIEALSSFNDPRVPSILLEGLNDPAAIVRKEAVTGLGLKSEQAEELDLITHLQPLLYDLNLEVCQQSALALGRLASDAAAKALLSVLKSPLTPIPLQTTLIQSLGWMETPVSLDYLQQALPYVAPESILEIIRILGRVENPDLKAKAAQSLLDFFYSGHPMIDTPPIKRALAYAWGQLEATTAVFALEQLTEDADAGVRIHAISALKSC; from the coding sequence ATGATAGCACAAACCGATCTCAATCGAACTGGAGTAACAGCCTCGGAAAATTGGTTACAGACTAACCAACGTTTACACCAATTACTACACCAAAATAATCAACCCGAACTCGCTCTTAATATGGCTTTAGAAATTCTGATTAATGGAGAATTTCAAGCCCGTTGGGAAGTGGCGAAAGTGTTTCCTAAATTGGGAGAAAAAGCGATTTTTCCCCTCATGGACATTTTAAATGATGAAGAGGCCGACTTAGAATCAAGATGGTTTGCTGGACGAATTTTAGGGGAGTTTAATCATCCGGAAGTGATCGCTAGTTTAGTCAATTTACTCCAAACCACCAAAGAAGAAGAGTTAGCCGCGATCGCCGCTAATGCCCTAGCTAACCTAGGAAACGCTTCTATAGAGGTACTTTCAGACTTATTGCCTCAACCTGACTCCCGTCGGTTGGCTACCTTTGCTTTAGCCCAAATTCGTCATCCGGGGGTGATCGATCCCCTATTAACCGTCGTTAAGGATGAAAATGCCCTAGTTAGAGCCACTGCGATCGAAGCGTTAAGCAGTTTTAATGATCCTCGCGTCCCTTCTATTTTATTAGAAGGGTTGAATGATCCGGCAGCGATCGTCAGAAAAGAAGCCGTAACCGGGTTAGGATTGAAAAGCGAACAAGCAGAAGAATTAGACCTAATTACCCATCTTCAACCCCTACTCTACGATCTTAATCTAGAAGTGTGTCAACAGAGCGCCCTAGCTTTAGGAAGACTAGCAAGCGACGCAGCCGCCAAAGCCTTATTGAGTGTGCTTAAATCTCCTTTGACTCCTATTCCCTTACAAACCACCCTCATTCAATCTTTAGGATGGATGGAAACCCCAGTCAGTTTAGACTATTTACAGCAGGCTTTGCCCTATGTTGCCCCAGAAAGTATCCTAGAAATTATCCGAATTTTAGGACGAGTAGAAAACCCAGATCTCAAAGCTAAAGCCGCTCAAAGCCTTTTAGATTTTTTCTATTCCGGACACCCGATGATAGACACTCCCCCCATCAAACGAGCGTTAGCCTATGCTTGGGGACAATTAGAAGCCACCACAGCCGTTTTCGCCTTAGAGCAATTAACAGAAGATGCTGATGCCGGGGTGAGAATACACGCCATTTCAGCGTTAAAATCCTGTTAA
- the cobA gene encoding uroporphyrinogen-III C-methyltransferase has product MSQCQCLGKVYLVGAGPGDPGLLTLKGKTLIEMADVVIYDALVSAPILAMINPHAEKIHAGKRRGRHSLLQTETTQLLIEKAQTNAIVVRLKGGDPFIFGRGGEEMEDLIKAGIPVEIVPGITSGVAAPAYLGIPLTHRNYSSSVTFVTGHESVGKYRPKIDWQAIAKGSETIIIYMGVHNLPQIIPQLQKAGLSPETPIALIRWGTCPQQDHLIGTLSTIIEQVTLTGFEAPAIAVIGSVVNLHQILASGAAQVIDPQNISYN; this is encoded by the coding sequence ATGAGTCAGTGTCAATGTTTAGGAAAAGTTTATTTAGTGGGTGCAGGGCCAGGAGATCCGGGATTATTAACTCTTAAAGGAAAAACCTTAATTGAAATGGCCGATGTGGTGATTTATGATGCTTTGGTGAGTGCGCCAATTTTAGCGATGATTAATCCTCATGCAGAAAAAATTCATGCCGGAAAAAGAAGAGGCCGCCATTCTTTACTTCAAACAGAAACTACCCAATTATTGATAGAAAAAGCCCAAACTAACGCCATCGTCGTCAGACTAAAAGGAGGAGATCCCTTTATTTTTGGTCGGGGAGGGGAAGAAATGGAAGACTTAATTAAAGCCGGCATCCCGGTTGAAATTGTCCCCGGTATAACGTCAGGAGTTGCAGCACCGGCTTATTTAGGAATTCCCTTAACTCATCGAAATTATAGTTCATCAGTGACTTTTGTAACCGGGCATGAATCAGTGGGAAAATATCGCCCTAAAATTGATTGGCAAGCGATTGCTAAAGGCTCGGAAACGATTATTATCTATATGGGAGTGCATAATTTACCCCAAATTATCCCCCAATTACAAAAGGCCGGATTATCTCCAGAAACTCCCATTGCTCTCATTCGTTGGGGAACTTGTCCTCAACAAGACCATCTGATTGGAACATTAAGCACAATTATTGAACAAGTCACGTTAACCGGATTTGAAGCACCAGCTATTGCGGTTATTGGTTCAGTGGTTAATCTCCATCAAATTCTAGCTAGTGGTGCAGCACAAGTGATTGACCCTCAAAACATTTCTTATAACTAA
- a CDS encoding ferredoxin--nitrite reductase, with the protein MTVATNPTLKVNKIEKAKAEKDGLAVKDELENFIKIGWEEMDKTDLEMRLKWLGIFYRPVTPGKFMLRLRTPNGNLDSKKMRVLAEIIQRYGDDGSADITTRQNIQLRGVRLEDIPEIFRKLETVGMTSIQSGMDNVRNITGSPVAGIDADELIDTRELVKKVEDMITNNGQGNYAFTNLPRKFNIAIEGGRDNSIHAEINDIAFVPAYKQGELGFNVLVGGYLSAQRCAEAVKMDVWVAPNDDVVELCRAILTVYTENGLNEGLRTNRQKARLMWLIDKWGMEKFRSEVEKEFGKPLMRAALEDEITQDKKDYIGIYPQKQAGYSYVGLHVPVGRLDASAMFEIARLAEVYGNGEIRATVEQNFIIPFLKNEHLEAFLAEPLLQQFPVNPTPLTRSLISCTGNRYCNFAMIETKHRGLQLAQELDRELEIPQRVRIHWTGCPNSCGQVQAADIGLMGTKTRKNGEAVEGVDLYMGGKVGKDAKLGDLQQKGIPCEDLKPILRNLLIEQFGAKLKE; encoded by the coding sequence ATGACCGTAGCGACTAACCCCACCCTAAAAGTGAATAAAATTGAAAAAGCAAAAGCTGAAAAAGATGGATTAGCGGTTAAAGATGAACTCGAAAATTTTATTAAAATCGGATGGGAAGAAATGGACAAAACCGATTTAGAAATGCGCCTAAAATGGTTAGGAATTTTCTATCGTCCTGTTACTCCAGGTAAATTTATGCTGAGATTACGCACTCCCAATGGTAATCTTGATAGCAAAAAAATGCGAGTTTTAGCAGAAATTATTCAACGCTATGGAGATGATGGAAGTGCCGATATTACCACTCGTCAAAACATCCAATTACGAGGCGTTCGTCTAGAAGATATTCCCGAAATTTTTCGTAAGTTAGAAACCGTCGGCATGACTTCTATACAGTCGGGAATGGATAATGTGCGAAATATTACCGGGTCTCCGGTAGCGGGTATTGATGCCGATGAATTAATCGATACGAGGGAATTGGTTAAAAAAGTAGAGGACATGATTACCAATAACGGTCAAGGAAATTATGCCTTTACTAACTTACCTCGTAAGTTTAATATTGCCATAGAAGGGGGACGGGATAACTCGATTCATGCAGAAATTAACGATATTGCCTTTGTCCCTGCCTATAAACAAGGGGAATTAGGGTTTAATGTCTTAGTGGGAGGATATTTATCGGCTCAACGGTGTGCAGAAGCGGTTAAGATGGATGTATGGGTTGCCCCTAATGATGACGTGGTGGAATTATGCCGGGCGATTTTAACCGTTTATACTGAAAATGGGTTAAATGAGGGATTACGCACCAACCGACAAAAAGCCCGTCTGATGTGGTTAATTGATAAATGGGGTATGGAAAAATTCCGCTCAGAAGTCGAAAAAGAATTCGGTAAACCCTTAATGCGGGCTGCTCTTGAAGACGAGATTACCCAGGATAAAAAAGATTATATCGGAATTTATCCCCAAAAACAAGCCGGTTATAGTTATGTCGGGTTGCACGTGCCGGTTGGTCGTCTCGATGCCTCAGCGATGTTTGAAATCGCAAGATTAGCAGAGGTTTATGGCAATGGGGAAATTAGAGCAACGGTAGAGCAAAATTTTATCATTCCCTTTCTCAAAAATGAGCATTTAGAGGCTTTTTTGGCTGAACCGTTACTGCAACAGTTTCCGGTTAATCCCACTCCTTTAACGCGATCGCTGATTTCTTGTACCGGCAATCGTTACTGTAATTTTGCCATGATCGAAACGAAACACAGAGGGTTACAATTAGCGCAAGAACTCGATCGAGAATTAGAGATACCGCAACGGGTTCGCATTCATTGGACAGGGTGTCCTAATTCCTGTGGACAAGTCCAAGCGGCGGATATTGGATTAATGGGCACTAAAACCCGTAAAAATGGGGAGGCAGTGGAAGGAGTTGACCTCTACATGGGGGGTAAAGTCGGCAAAGACGCTAAGTTAGGCGATTTACAGCAAAAAGGGATTCCCTGTGAAGATCTTAAACCTATTTTACGGAATTTATTAATTGAACAGTTTGGAGCTAAACTAAAAGAGTAA
- a CDS encoding CHAT domain-containing protein: protein MFRRLISLTILALVALLASLTFSFAGLSPTNAHNPVSDKIAQTPLNLPQQEQQGRELFQQGKIQEAIEVWQPVAETYRNQENWLNLASLLSNLALAYQEVGLLTQAEQAITESLSLLPPQPTSRESLQISGQVLNNLGLLQYSQGDVQQAFNTWEKGETVYKKLEDNLGILRSKLNQTLALQDLGLYPRACNLLIETLELSPLNCQNPKLIATDQGNKNLEILQQKLNTLPAQLDSIQILTWRRLARLLRVNGRLNEADLILKTIFPRLSSPEDKANFLLHLGKIEESKRQFVQALNYYQQALENPLNLKTKLKIQLAQLNLLILEQQWQSAASLVSVIEPEINVLPNTHTDFYTKLNFIYQLKLLKQAEKNYRLNLNIPAWEKIIFLTDQIVQNTKKLGDKQAESYGLGTLGSLYEKTQQWSTAQELTKQALLMAQSLNIPEITYRWQWQLARILKSQNQRENAINVYAQAINTLESIKSDLVSSSQELLFTFQEEVEPIYRELVDLLLQPNQTGIISQANLSQARDTIEALRLVELDNFFQQACLVTNEKKIDEIDPEASVIYTIILPDRLAIILSLPQQPLRYYSSSVKAEDLETVTAQFRDSLVIRSKRDFFPLGQQLYQWLIQPLEADLQASGIKTLVFVPDYALRNIPMSALYDRQNQQFLIEKNYNITVTSGLQILNPRPLKEIPLLTLAGGLTEPRVGFPPLNYVQQELELIENFVPTDILLNETFTVQALNQNIEKAPFPIVHLATHGQFSSEFEKTFILTWDEKLNIVQLERLLQQPTRIGQAAIELLVLSACETASGDKRAALGLAGMAVRSGARSTLATLWSVNDEGTAEFMKYFYEELATKTVNKAEAFKQAQLALLKNPRYRHPFYWSPYVLVGNWL from the coding sequence ATGTTCCGTCGCCTTATTTCCCTAACTATCCTAGCCTTAGTTGCCCTATTAGCCAGCTTAACATTCTCCTTTGCTGGTCTATCCCCAACTAACGCCCATAACCCTGTTTCTGATAAAATAGCCCAAACTCCCCTTAATCTCCCTCAACAAGAACAACAAGGTCGAGAACTCTTTCAACAAGGTAAAATACAAGAAGCGATCGAAGTTTGGCAACCCGTCGCCGAAACTTACCGAAATCAAGAAAACTGGCTCAATTTAGCGAGTCTTTTAAGTAATCTAGCCCTCGCCTATCAAGAAGTAGGATTATTGACGCAAGCTGAACAAGCCATTACAGAAAGTTTATCCCTTTTACCCCCACAACCTACCTCAAGAGAAAGTCTGCAAATTTCTGGACAAGTTTTAAATAATTTAGGTCTTTTACAATATTCTCAAGGAGATGTACAACAAGCCTTTAACACTTGGGAAAAAGGCGAAACAGTTTACAAAAAACTTGAAGATAACTTAGGCATTTTACGGTCTAAACTCAATCAAACTTTAGCCTTACAAGACTTAGGATTATATCCTCGTGCCTGTAATTTACTGATAGAAACTTTAGAATTATCGCCGTTAAATTGCCAAAATCCCAAATTAATCGCCACAGATCAGGGAAATAAAAATTTAGAAATTCTTCAACAAAAACTTAACACTTTGCCAGCACAACTAGACTCAATACAAATTCTCACATGGCGTAGATTAGCTCGACTTTTACGGGTTAATGGCAGATTGAATGAAGCTGATTTAATCTTAAAAACAATTTTTCCCCGTTTATCTTCCCCCGAAGATAAAGCCAATTTTTTATTACATTTAGGAAAAATTGAAGAGAGTAAAAGACAATTTGTTCAAGCCTTAAACTATTATCAACAAGCTCTAGAAAACCCCTTAAATTTAAAAACTAAACTTAAAATCCAACTGGCACAATTAAATTTGTTGATTTTAGAGCAACAATGGCAGTCCGCAGCCTCTTTAGTTTCAGTGATTGAACCTGAAATAAATGTATTACCAAATACTCACACTGATTTTTATACTAAACTCAATTTTATTTATCAACTCAAATTACTTAAACAAGCCGAAAAAAACTATAGGTTAAATCTGAATATTCCTGCCTGGGAAAAAATAATTTTTTTAACGGATCAGATTGTACAAAATACTAAAAAATTAGGAGATAAACAGGCAGAAAGTTATGGGTTAGGCACTTTAGGAAGCCTCTATGAAAAAACTCAACAATGGTCAACAGCCCAAGAGTTAACTAAACAAGCCCTTTTAATGGCTCAGTCCCTCAATATTCCCGAAATTACCTATCGTTGGCAATGGCAACTCGCAAGAATTTTAAAGAGTCAAAATCAACGAGAAAATGCGATTAATGTATATGCTCAAGCTATTAATACCCTTGAATCGATCAAAAGTGATTTAGTATCCAGTAGCCAAGAACTTCTATTTACGTTTCAAGAAGAAGTCGAACCTATCTATAGAGAATTAGTTGATTTATTGCTACAACCGAATCAAACTGGGATAATTTCTCAAGCCAATTTGTCTCAAGCTAGAGATACAATTGAAGCCCTAAGATTAGTAGAATTAGATAATTTCTTTCAACAAGCTTGTCTGGTGACGAATGAAAAAAAAATTGATGAGATAGATCCAGAAGCGTCGGTAATTTATACAATAATTTTACCAGACCGCTTGGCTATCATTCTCAGTCTTCCCCAACAACCTCTCCGTTATTATTCCAGTTCGGTTAAAGCTGAAGATTTAGAAACCGTTACGGCTCAATTTCGAGATAGTTTAGTCATCCGTAGTAAACGTGATTTTTTCCCTCTCGGACAACAGCTTTATCAATGGCTTATTCAACCTTTAGAAGCTGATTTACAAGCTTCTGGCATTAAAACTCTAGTATTTGTTCCAGATTATGCTTTACGCAATATTCCCATGAGTGCTTTATATGATCGTCAAAATCAACAATTTTTAATCGAAAAAAATTACAATATTACGGTAACATCAGGATTACAAATTTTAAATCCTCGCCCTTTAAAAGAAATCCCCCTATTAACTTTAGCAGGAGGTTTAACCGAACCCAGAGTTGGATTTCCTCCCCTAAACTATGTTCAACAAGAGTTAGAATTGATTGAGAATTTTGTGCCTACGGACATTCTGCTTAATGAGACGTTTACTGTCCAAGCGTTAAATCAAAATATAGAAAAAGCACCTTTCCCCATTGTTCATTTAGCCACTCACGGTCAATTTAGCTCGGAATTTGAAAAAACTTTTATTTTAACTTGGGATGAAAAACTTAATATTGTACAATTAGAAAGGCTTTTACAACAGCCAACTCGAATCGGACAAGCGGCGATCGAACTTCTAGTTTTAAGTGCTTGTGAAACAGCATCGGGTGATAAACGGGCGGCTTTAGGGTTAGCAGGTATGGCGGTTCGTTCAGGCGCTAGAAGCACTTTAGCTACTCTTTGGTCTGTTAATGACGAGGGAACAGCAGAATTTATGAAATATTTTTATGAAGAATTAGCCACTAAGACTGTTAATAAAGCAGAAGCGTTTAAACAAGCTCAATTGGCTTTACTCAAAAATCCTCGATACCGACATCCCTTTTACTGGTCTCCTTATGTCTTAGTCGGAAATTGGCTTTAA